One window from the genome of Dermacentor silvarum isolate Dsil-2018 chromosome 7, BIME_Dsil_1.4, whole genome shotgun sequence encodes:
- the LOC119458075 gene encoding mucin-5AC isoform X2, whose translation MSSNRQITECFKMKKPKSSPAKAASTSFTTPKRRSGKAKSTPNKLGRSTPNSSAESSPQNLHDETYNHAPVDLNNLIVDEFLCSQDVVNSDVIWDCSSPRSRLVSAPGGSDVESLVKMFRTKPQETKPIPSAFSIISANFVKTSTVGGALTPRRTKRNARKKANATSAQAVMDQMQELWDMVQQSKKNGFGPSTAADVPQVSEEAEGAANNKSLVDDTAAEEDVVSQKDAANTVAEATATVESVADAVEDEDDYDQWLIGDDSILVAATQDIDVSSPARKCAKTPTRANGAQPPSVSRSAVRVANASSPTLRKTPSSASPLRRQEGRTTPKWNMSAIRKSPRLSALSLNRTPSPLRPSSAKTKRPAEQVNHAEPVNPDELPKHAEPVKTAEPAPSVEVCSRSSSTDVLFDDEDELLDQICCTYEQQQQLDAKIVAATVASSPKTSTSSTITPVHSTTSTSRSGTVVSSVAVKTSTTLSSKIEAPKVMVSNSHLGTDSVGKIDQQKNGHDNVAVPAHPVASHRPTVSVSTVKQSSNSTTKPGFSSPLNATNQLKPGSTHTDSLQQPRVILERCTAVSVKAPLHGRGPSSSSAPVSTASMSMPCLNTKSRSERLSVGTVRHQSVEFKTPARTADAALDFDDDDSDLATPEVMSWLEEVESQPVQVKRCTPEEIAKKRAEALQRRRLREQESNKWKGRLRMSK comes from the exons ATGTCATCGAACAGGCAAATAACTGAATGCTTCAAGATGAAAAAGCCGAAAAGCTCGCCAGCTAAGGCGGCGTCGACCTCTTTCACTACACCCAAGCGACGCAGCGGGAAGGCCAAGTCGACTCCGAATAAACTTGGACGCTCGACGCCGAATA GTTCCGCCGAAAGCAGTCCGCAAAATCTCCATGACGAAACGTACAACCATGCTCCAGTGGATCTCAACAACTTGATCGTCGACGAGTTCCTCTGTTCCCAAGACGTTGTTAACAGCGATGTCATTTGGGACTGCAGTTCTCCGCGCAGCAGGCTTGTTTCAG CGCCCGGCGGCTCGGACGTCGAAAGCTTGGTCAAGATGTTCCGGACAAAG CCTCAAGAAACCAAACCAATACCGTCAGCATTCAGCATCATTAGTGCAAACTTTGTCAAGACTTCAACCGTAGGAGGTGCTCTGACACCAAG AAGGACAAAGAGAAATGCGAGGAAGAAAGCCAATGCGACCAGTGCGCAGGCGGTCATGGACCAGATGCAAGAACTGTGGGACATGGTGCAGCAGTCCAAGAAGAACGGCTTTGGACCGTCGACTGCTGCTGACGTTCCTCAGGTGTCTGAAGAGGCTGAAG GTGCTGCAAACAACAAATCGCT CGTGGATGACACTGCTGCGGAAGAGGATGTGGTGTCCCAGAAGGATGCTGCCAACACCGTTGCGGAGGCCACAGCAACAGTGGAGTCAGTGGCTGACGCTGTTGAAGATGAAGACGATTACGACCAGTGGCTTATAGGTGACGACAGCATCTTGGTGGCTGCAACACAGGACATTGACGTGTCGTCGCCCGCCAG AAAGTGTGCCAAGACACCGACGCGAGCGAACGGAGCACAACCACCGAGTGTTAGCCGCAGTGCCGTTCGTGTTGCCAATGCCAGCTCACCTACATTGCGCAAGACGCCATCCTCGGCATCACCACTGCGACGTCAGGAGGGCCGTACCACTCCGAAGTGGAACATGAGTGCCATCCGCAAGTCACCACGGCTCTCTGCGCTCTCACTCAATCGCACGCCCTCTCCACTGCGTCCATCATCAGCGAAGACCAAGAGGCCTGCTGAACAAGTGAACCACGCCGAACCCGTGAACCCTGATGAACTGCCAAAGCATGCTGAACCTGTGAAGACTGCTGAACCT GCACCATCCGTGGAAGTGTGTTCGAGATCGTCATCAACAGACGTGCTCTTTGACGATGAAGACGAGCTCCTCGACCAAATTTGTTGCACCTAcgagcagcagcaacagctggaTGCCAAAATTGTTGCCGCTACTGTGGCGTCTTCACCTAAGACTTCGACATCATCTACGATCACTCCAGTTCACAGCACCACATCAACATCACGTTCTGGAACAGTTGTCTCCTCTGTCGCTGTGAAGACTAGCACTACGCTATCCTCAAAAATTGAAGCTCCCAAAGTGATGGTATCCAACAGCCATCTCGGCACAGATTCTGTTGGGAAAATTGACCAGCAAAAGAATGGCCATGATAATGTGGCCGTTCCAGCACATCCTGTAGCGTCTCACCGTCCGACAGTGTCCGTTTCGACGGTGAAGCAGAGCTCAAACTCGACAACCAAACCTGGGTTTTCATCTCCGCTGAATGCGACAAACCAGCTGAAACCGGGATCCACGCACACAGACTCTCTTCAACAGCCAAGAGTGATTCTTGAGAGATGCACTGCGGTGTCAGTGAAAGCCCCTCTGCACGGAAGGGGCCCTTCATCTTCATCAGCTCCTGTCTCTACGGCATCGATGTCAATGCCGTGCCTGAACACAAAGTCCCGCTCAGAGCGACTGTCTGTTGGCACGGTACGTCATCAAAGTGTAGAGTTCAAGACTCCAGCGAGGACTGCGGATGCTGCCCTAGACTTTGATGACGACGACTCGGATCTGGCAACACCAGAAGTCATGTCATGGCTGGAGGAGGTTGAAT CCCAGCCTGTACAAGTGAAGCGCTGCACACCAGAGGAGATAGCCAAGAAGCGAGCGGAGGCACTTCAGCGACGTCGGCTCAGGGAACAAGAGTCAAACAAGTGGAAAGGTCGCCTCCGCATGTCCAAGTGA
- the LOC119458078 gene encoding actin-related protein 2 yields MDSQGKKVIVCDNGTGFVKCGYAGSNFPAFRFPSLVGRPILRAAHKIGDIEIKDVMVGDEASKLRSMLEVEYPMENGIVRNWDDMCLVWDYTFGEQKLDIDPRECKVLLTEPPMNPLKNRERMIEVMFEKYQFDSAYIAIQAVLTLYAQGLYTGVVVDSGDGVTHICPVFEGFALNHLTRRLDIAGRDITRYLIKLLLLRGYVFNHSADFETVRMIKEKLCYVSYNVEQEQKLALETTFLVESYTLPDGRTIKLGGERFEAPEALFQPHLINVEGLGIAELLFQTIQNAAMDVRTKLYKYIILSGGSTMYPGLPSRLEREIKQLYLERVLRGDTEKLMKFKIRIEDPPRRKDMVFIGGSVLAEVMKDNDKFWMSRSEYEEKGVRVLDKLLPGAAIM; encoded by the exons ATGGATAGCCAAGGTAAAAAAGTCATTGTGTGCGACAACGGAACGGGG TTTGTCAAATGTGGTTACGCGGGATCCAACTTCCCGGCCTTCCGATTCCCGTCGCTCGTCGGGAGGCCGATTCTACGAGCCGCCCACAAGATAGGTGACATCGAAATAAAG GATGTGATGGTTGGCGATGAGGCCTCCAAGCTGCGCTCCATGCTGGAGGTGGAATACCCCATGGAGAATGGCATCGTACGCAACTGGGACGACATGTGCCTGGTCTGGGATTACACCTTCGGGGAGCAGAAGCTGGACATCGACCCGCGCGAGTGCAAAGTGCTCCTCACAGAGCCACCCATGAACCCGCTCAAGAACCGCGAGCGCATGATCGAGGTCATGTTCGAGAAGTACCAGTTCGACAGTGCCTACATTGCCATCCAGGCTGTGCTCACACTCTACGCCCAAG GCCTTTACACAGGAGTGGTCGTAGACTCTGGTGATGGTGTCACCCACATCTGCCCCGTGTTTGAAGGCTTTGCCCTAAATCATTTGACTCGGAGGCTGGACATTGCGGGCCGAGACATCACGCGGTATCTCATCAAG CTGCTGCTATTGCGTGGCTACGTGTTCAACCATTCGGCCGACTTTGAGACAGTGCGCATGATCAAGGAGAAGCTCTGCTACGTCAGCTACAATGTGGAGCAGGAGCAGAAGTTGGCCCTGGAGACAACTTTCCTGGTGGAGTCGTACACT CTTCCAGACGGTCGCACCATCAAGCTGGGCGGCGAGCGCTTTGAGGCACCGGAGGCCCTGTTCCAGCCACACCTTATCAATGTGGAGGGGCTGGGCATTGCAGAGCTGCTCTTCCAGACGATCCAGAATGCAGCGATGGACGTGCGGACGAAGCTGTACAAGTACATCATCCTGTCGGGGGGCTCGACCATGTACCCGGGTCTGCCGAGCCGTCTTGAGCGCGAGATCAAGCAGCTCTACCTGGAGCGCGTGCTCCGGGGGGACACGGAGAAGCTCATG AAGTTCAAGATCCGTATCGAGGACCCTCCCCGACGCAAGGACATGGTCTTCATCGGAGGCTCGGTCTTGGCCGAAGTGATGAAGGACAACGACAAGTTCTGGATGAGCCGCAGCGAGTACGAGGAGAAAGGCGTGCGCGTGCTGGACAAGCTACTGCCTGGTGCTGCCATCATGTAA
- the LOC119458075 gene encoding mucin-5AC isoform X1, producing the protein MSSNRQITECFKMKKPKSSPAKAASTSFTTPKRRSGKAKSTPNKLGRSTPNSSAESSPQNLHDETYNHAPVDLNNLIVDEFLCSQDVVNSDVIWDCSSPRSRLVSAPGGSDVESLVKMFRTKPQETKPIPSAFSIISANFVKTSTVGGALTPRRTKRNARKKANATSAQAVMDQMQELWDMVQQSKKNGFGPSTAADVPQVSEEAEGAANNKSLVDDTAAEEDVVSQKDAANTVAEATATVESVADAVEDEDDYDQWLIGDDSILVAATQDIDVSSPARKCAKTPTRANGAQPPSVSRSAVRVANASSPTLRKTPSSASPLRRQEGRTTPKWNMSAIRKSPRLSALSLNRTPSPLRPSSAKTKRPAEQVNHAEPVNPDELPKHAEPVKTAEPVKTAEPAPSVEVCSRSSSTDVLFDDEDELLDQICCTYEQQQQLDAKIVAATVASSPKTSTSSTITPVHSTTSTSRSGTVVSSVAVKTSTTLSSKIEAPKVMVSNSHLGTDSVGKIDQQKNGHDNVAVPAHPVASHRPTVSVSTVKQSSNSTTKPGFSSPLNATNQLKPGSTHTDSLQQPRVILERCTAVSVKAPLHGRGPSSSSAPVSTASMSMPCLNTKSRSERLSVGTVRHQSVEFKTPARTADAALDFDDDDSDLATPEVMSWLEEVESQPVQVKRCTPEEIAKKRAEALQRRRLREQESNKWKGRLRMSK; encoded by the exons ATGTCATCGAACAGGCAAATAACTGAATGCTTCAAGATGAAAAAGCCGAAAAGCTCGCCAGCTAAGGCGGCGTCGACCTCTTTCACTACACCCAAGCGACGCAGCGGGAAGGCCAAGTCGACTCCGAATAAACTTGGACGCTCGACGCCGAATA GTTCCGCCGAAAGCAGTCCGCAAAATCTCCATGACGAAACGTACAACCATGCTCCAGTGGATCTCAACAACTTGATCGTCGACGAGTTCCTCTGTTCCCAAGACGTTGTTAACAGCGATGTCATTTGGGACTGCAGTTCTCCGCGCAGCAGGCTTGTTTCAG CGCCCGGCGGCTCGGACGTCGAAAGCTTGGTCAAGATGTTCCGGACAAAG CCTCAAGAAACCAAACCAATACCGTCAGCATTCAGCATCATTAGTGCAAACTTTGTCAAGACTTCAACCGTAGGAGGTGCTCTGACACCAAG AAGGACAAAGAGAAATGCGAGGAAGAAAGCCAATGCGACCAGTGCGCAGGCGGTCATGGACCAGATGCAAGAACTGTGGGACATGGTGCAGCAGTCCAAGAAGAACGGCTTTGGACCGTCGACTGCTGCTGACGTTCCTCAGGTGTCTGAAGAGGCTGAAG GTGCTGCAAACAACAAATCGCT CGTGGATGACACTGCTGCGGAAGAGGATGTGGTGTCCCAGAAGGATGCTGCCAACACCGTTGCGGAGGCCACAGCAACAGTGGAGTCAGTGGCTGACGCTGTTGAAGATGAAGACGATTACGACCAGTGGCTTATAGGTGACGACAGCATCTTGGTGGCTGCAACACAGGACATTGACGTGTCGTCGCCCGCCAG AAAGTGTGCCAAGACACCGACGCGAGCGAACGGAGCACAACCACCGAGTGTTAGCCGCAGTGCCGTTCGTGTTGCCAATGCCAGCTCACCTACATTGCGCAAGACGCCATCCTCGGCATCACCACTGCGACGTCAGGAGGGCCGTACCACTCCGAAGTGGAACATGAGTGCCATCCGCAAGTCACCACGGCTCTCTGCGCTCTCACTCAATCGCACGCCCTCTCCACTGCGTCCATCATCAGCGAAGACCAAGAGGCCTGCTGAACAAGTGAACCACGCCGAACCCGTGAACCCTGATGAACTGCCAAAGCATGCTGAACCTGTGAAGACTGCTGAACCTGTAAAGACTGCTGAACCG GCACCATCCGTGGAAGTGTGTTCGAGATCGTCATCAACAGACGTGCTCTTTGACGATGAAGACGAGCTCCTCGACCAAATTTGTTGCACCTAcgagcagcagcaacagctggaTGCCAAAATTGTTGCCGCTACTGTGGCGTCTTCACCTAAGACTTCGACATCATCTACGATCACTCCAGTTCACAGCACCACATCAACATCACGTTCTGGAACAGTTGTCTCCTCTGTCGCTGTGAAGACTAGCACTACGCTATCCTCAAAAATTGAAGCTCCCAAAGTGATGGTATCCAACAGCCATCTCGGCACAGATTCTGTTGGGAAAATTGACCAGCAAAAGAATGGCCATGATAATGTGGCCGTTCCAGCACATCCTGTAGCGTCTCACCGTCCGACAGTGTCCGTTTCGACGGTGAAGCAGAGCTCAAACTCGACAACCAAACCTGGGTTTTCATCTCCGCTGAATGCGACAAACCAGCTGAAACCGGGATCCACGCACACAGACTCTCTTCAACAGCCAAGAGTGATTCTTGAGAGATGCACTGCGGTGTCAGTGAAAGCCCCTCTGCACGGAAGGGGCCCTTCATCTTCATCAGCTCCTGTCTCTACGGCATCGATGTCAATGCCGTGCCTGAACACAAAGTCCCGCTCAGAGCGACTGTCTGTTGGCACGGTACGTCATCAAAGTGTAGAGTTCAAGACTCCAGCGAGGACTGCGGATGCTGCCCTAGACTTTGATGACGACGACTCGGATCTGGCAACACCAGAAGTCATGTCATGGCTGGAGGAGGTTGAAT CCCAGCCTGTACAAGTGAAGCGCTGCACACCAGAGGAGATAGCCAAGAAGCGAGCGGAGGCACTTCAGCGACGTCGGCTCAGGGAACAAGAGTCAAACAAGTGGAAAGGTCGCCTCCGCATGTCCAAGTGA